GCGCTTAAACCTTTGGGCGATGATGTGGAAAGCGAGGATTACTTGGAAATCCTTAAAGTGTGTCAAGTTTTTAAAGATAAAAGCGTTTTTGGTTGCGAGCAAAAGGCTAAAGAACTCTTTGAAAAGGCGGTCAGTTTAGGGGAGGGACGAGGGTATTTGGGATTGGCAGAAATATTTATGTGGGATGATGAGGATAGGGCAAAGGAGTATTACAATCAAGCTATTAGACTTTTAAAACCCCAAGCTGAAAAAGGCGATGGGGAAGCTTATGCGTTGATGGGTGAAGCGCTAAAAGAAAGCGCTGGGTTTAGTAACCAAGAGAGCATGCAATTTTATCATAGGGCTATTGATTTAGGTTATGCCGATGGATATAGCTATTTGGCTGATTTTGTCTATGCTAACATGCTTGGGTCTGGATATACGGAGGCAGAAAAAGAGGAGAAACGCAACACCTATTACAAGCAAGGGGCAAAGCTAGGCAGTGGGGAGTGTGCCAGAGGGTTACGCCCCTCTATGGAAAATCTCCCTTACGAGGGTAGAGATAGTTTAGAGGATTTTGAGCTAGCGGTTGATCAGTCTATAGAATTTATGGATCGACTGATGGAGTGCTTAAAATTACAAGAATTTGTCGCCCTGCATTGCAGACACCATAGAGTGCTTTTAAGCTTTTTATACGGCTTAAGTTTGGCAAGAGCGATCAATATGCGTATTGGTTTAGGAGAAATCAAGCGTTACCAACCCTTGCTAGAACTTGCTAAAAGTAAAGTCTACAAAATTGCCGATGCTTTAGTCCGTCCAAACACTTGGTTTGCAGAGAGTGCTGGAAAAAATCGCAACTATTTTGATGGTCTTTTTCGTCTTATCCATAGCGATCTTAGAGTGTTTGCTAAACCCTATGACAACTGCTATAAGAAAGTGAATGCTGAGGGGATAGTCAAAACTCATGTTGTGATCGGATAATATTCTAGTTTGCTAGTTTGCAACAAACCACAAGGCTAGCACACAAGCTAGCCTTAACTTCTATGATTTTTATGGCTAGCATAAGACTATAGACCTTTGGAGGGGTGCTAAAGTCAAAAATCGGCTAAAATAGCCCTAAACCCTGCTTATTAGGAGCAGATCGCCCATGCCCTCTAACCTGCGTTCCATCCTTCTAAAAAATATCGGAACTCTCCATAAGGCGGATTTAGAAATAGGTAAAATGAAAATGAAAGCTTGATCTATGCGCATGTTGCCAAAAATAAGAAGCTCCCATGACGGCTAGGGAGTTTTAGGAGATAGAAAACGCTATCCATCAGAATTTAAAAATTACACGCAGAGGGGATTGTTTTAGGGTATGTGAAAAACACGCAGAAAGTCGTATTAAGCAGATGGATTTTTATTTTAGGTGCAATGATTCTATGTTTATGCCAAAACAAGATGAGACCAAACATGGCATTAAATTCTTTACGGGGGAAAATCACGCAACAGATTATTGTTGCGATGCCATCATCTTTAAATTTAACCAAAAAGAGGGCAATATCTCTGTGTATTTGTGTGAGATCAAATCAAGTCCCAATGCTAAAAAATTAAAACAAGAACAGCTTCTCAAGACGCAACTATAATCAACGTCAGGGCTCTAAAAGTTGTCAATGGTTGCATGCATATCTCTAAAGAGAGGCAGAATAGTCCATACGGACACCCCACCCCTCAAAGAGCGATCGCACTAACACCCCTCCCACTCTATCATAACTGGCTAGGAGTTAGAGCCTAAAACCCCTTTGGGTATTTCCAAAGCTAGGCGAGTTCTTTTTTACGCACTTCCTTAATTCTAGCAGCTTTGCCCTTGCGGTGGCGCAGATAGTAAAGTTTTGCACGGCGCACACGCCCAATACGCAAAACTTCAATACTCACTAAGCTCTCTGAATAAAGGGGGAAAATCCTTTCTACACCCACACCATTAGCACCGATTTTGCGCACGCAAAAAGTTCTGTCTACACCATTACCACGCACACTAATGCACACACCCTCAAAATTCTGTGTGCGCACTTTATCACCCTCTTGGATACGAATACCTAATTTGATTGTGTCGCCAGCCTTAAAAACAGGAGGTTGATTTTTAATTTGAGAGTCTTCAAAATGTTGGATGTAGCGGTTTTTCATAAAATGCCCTTTCAATGGCTAAAATTTCGCAACGAACGATTCAAAGCATAGAAACTAGGAGCGTGAAACTGCGTCTTGTCCATGGATAAATCGCGCATAAGGTCTTTGATTTTGCCATGATCTCCCTTTGAATACTCTGAAATACTGGGGATGTGCGCACAGCTGGGTGTTTTAAGCGAAGGAGTGCGGGCAAAATTAGGCGCTTCTAGGAGATGATCCTCAAAACTCTCTTGTTCCAAAGAGGTAGCATTGCCTAGCGTGCCTTCTAGTTGGCGCGCTACACTATCGCACAAACATAAACTCGCAAGTTCCCCCCCTGTGAGCACGAAATCCCCAACACTTAAGACTTCATCCGCATGTGTCTCAATGAGTCGCTCATCAAAGCCATCATAACGGCCACAAACTAAAACTAGGTGCTGTTCATGGGCTAAACGCCTCGCATCTTGTTGGCAAAAGCGTTTGCCACTAGGGCTTAAAAAGATGACTCGCGTTGTTTTGGAGCGCACGGCATTAAGGGCATTTTCTACCATGTAGGGATCGAGAATCTGGCCCGCACCCCCTCCTACCAGCGCAAAATCCGCTCTTTGAAATTTATGAGGGGAAAAATCCCGCATGTTATGGATGTCCACACTGAAAACCCCCTTATCTAAGGCGCGTTTTAGGATGGAATCCTCAAAATAAAAGCTCACTAAATGAGGAAAAAGAGTCAAAAAGCTAAAGCGCATCAACTCTCTTCAAGAAGACCGCGCGCATTGCGTGTATAAATGCGTTTGGCTTGCAGATCGGTATGTTGGATGTAGTTTGGAATATAGGGAATCAAAAAGAGTTTTTGAGGGTTTTGCACAAAAAGATAGTCTGTATTGGCCAAACGCTCGACACGCGCCACCTGTCCCAAGCTAACTCCCTCCTCGATAATCTCTAAACCTAGCAGCTGAAAATAGAGAAATTCACCCTCTTGCAGAGTGCAACGCCTCAAGCTCTCCTCTTGGGTCATGGCCACTACAAGATTGGTCAATTCCCTAGCTTTTTCCAAAGTTTGGACCTCTTCAAAGAAAATTAAATTTTTCTTTGGTTCAAAACGAGTGATATGTAAAGAAATGGGTAATTGTCCAAATGCGCCCTGCCGATAAAGATGAACACAAGCTCCATGCACTAAAGTCTCTATAAAATCACCCTCTAGGGCAAACTTTAACCCCCCTAATAAGCCTACCGCCCGCCCCAGATGTCCTATAACGACCAAATCTTCTATTGCAAACATTAAATCAAAGCGCAGTGCTTAGATCACATAGGGGTTTTCAGAAGCGAGCACCACAAGTTTATAACTCAAACCATTCTTAGCTTTCATTCCAGAGATAAAAGCCTTGAGCGCGCTCACCATTTTGCCTTCCTTGCCAATCACCCTCCCCATATCCACCGGACTTGTGTAGATAGCAATCTCTTTAGTATGGGGGTCATCCTCAAGTAATCTTGAGCGTACTTCCACAACCTGCGGGTAAGTAACAACCTTTTTGCAATACTCTAGGATAAAATCTTCTACACAAGTTTCCTCAGACATTAAGCCTTAGAAACCTCTGCGAGTTTGGCAACTCTCTCACTCATCTTAGCCCCTACGCTCTTCCAATAATCCAAACGCGCATGGTCAATTTGGACCACTTTTGGGTGACTTAAGGGGTTATAGTATCCAATGGATTCGATCCAGCCCCCATCGCGTTTTTTTCTAGAATCTGTTACAACAACCCGATAAAAAGGCTTTTTCTTGCGCCCTGTGCGTGTAAGTCTTACAACTGTCATGTTATCCTTTCAAAAGTTTCAATTTTAACGCCCTCTGGCTAAAACTAAGCTTGATCGCCACCATAATATACTAAAGCTGAACCCCAAGTAAGACCCCCACCAAAAGCATCTAGCAACATCAGATCGCCTTTTTTAAGCCGTCCTTGCCTATAAACTTCATCAATAGCCATAGGAATACTGGCCGCTGAAGTGTTGCCGTATTTTTGCACCGTGAGCACCACCTGTTCCTCACTGAAAGAGAGATGGTTTTGCACGGCCTGAATGATGCGTAAATTTGCCTGATGGGGGATGAAATAAGCGATCTCTTCTGGTTGGATGGCATTAGCTTCTAAAATGTCTTCTACATCTTTTAAGAGGGTTTTGATCGCCAATTTAAACACCTCATTACCCTTCATGTGCAAGGTCTGTTGAGAGGGATTTTCTTCCAAGATGAACGCGCTAGGTTTAAGCATGCGTGGGGTATAGAGGTAATTGGCATGTTGGCCGTTAGCCGCAATTTTGACATCTAAGATACTCTCTTTGATATTCTCCGTGCGCCCTATAACACACGCCCCAGCCCCATCTCCAAAGAGCACACAGGTGCTTCGATCCTCAAAATCTAAAACACTGCTACAACACTCCGCCCCCACGATGAGCACATGTTGATACATACCACTCTCGACAAATGCTTTTGCTGTAGCCAAGAGGTAAATAAAGCCACTGCATGCAGCAATGATATCCATGCTAGGCGTGCTGTCTAATCCCAATTTTGCTGCTAATACACAGGCAGTAGAGGGCATACACA
This portion of the Helicobacter felis ATCC 49179 genome encodes:
- the rpsP gene encoding 30S ribosomal protein S16; this translates as MTVVRLTRTGRKKKPFYRVVVTDSRKKRDGGWIESIGYYNPLSHPKVVQIDHARLDYWKSVGAKMSERVAKLAEVSKA
- the rimM gene encoding ribosome maturation factor RimM (Essential for efficient processing of 16S rRNA), whose amino-acid sequence is MFAIEDLVVIGHLGRAVGLLGGLKFALEGDFIETLVHGACVHLYRQGAFGQLPISLHITRFEPKKNLIFFEEVQTLEKARELTNLVVAMTQEESLRRCTLQEGEFLYFQLLGLEIIEEGVSLGQVARVERLANTDYLFVQNPQKLFLIPYIPNYIQHTDLQAKRIYTRNARGLLEES
- a CDS encoding KH domain-containing protein, which translates into the protein MSEETCVEDFILEYCKKVVTYPQVVEVRSRLLEDDPHTKEIAIYTSPVDMGRVIGKEGKMVSALKAFISGMKAKNGLSYKLVVLASENPYVI
- the trmD gene encoding tRNA (guanosine(37)-N1)-methyltransferase TrmD translates to MRFSFLTLFPHLVSFYFEDSILKRALDKGVFSVDIHNMRDFSPHKFQRADFALVGGGAGQILDPYMVENALNAVRSKTTRVIFLSPSGKRFCQQDARRLAHEQHLVLVCGRYDGFDERLIETHADEVLSVGDFVLTGGELASLCLCDSVARQLEGTLGNATSLEQESFEDHLLEAPNFARTPSLKTPSCAHIPSISEYSKGDHGKIKDLMRDLSMDKTQFHAPSFYALNRSLRNFSH
- the rplS gene encoding 50S ribosomal protein L19 produces the protein MKNRYIQHFEDSQIKNQPPVFKAGDTIKLGIRIQEGDKVRTQNFEGVCISVRGNGVDRTFCVRKIGANGVGVERIFPLYSESLVSIEVLRIGRVRRAKLYYLRHRKGKAARIKEVRKKELA
- a CDS encoding tetratricopeptide repeat protein; the encoded protein is MQHAHSQLSQQLKATKRAHRLFSSLVEDVAGGGGINALQEEINDLGTKFNQLLDTLNTFNKVLEEAYQQNAEDDPDLEDSLMQFKKVKVKINTHLGALNNPQESAPTLEHIKGLAKPLEDLEVLLEVLQANHKTWFENKAEQNSTQETPKAQPQNTTSTNDNTPQVKPLWKYGSNTLQAFQDYMKAKDLGSAGAWLELGKMSAEGIVLVPDNNVAMRCFEKAIELGSVQAMVELGKLYMENGDTQVLEYGSGEAISGQDVVNALKPLGDDVESEDYLEILKVCQVFKDKSVFGCEQKAKELFEKAVSLGEGRGYLGLAEIFMWDDEDRAKEYYNQAIRLLKPQAEKGDGEAYALMGEALKESAGFSNQESMQFYHRAIDLGYADGYSYLADFVYANMLGSGYTEAEKEEKRNTYYKQGAKLGSGECARGLRPSMENLPYEGRDSLEDFELAVDQSIEFMDRLMECLKLQEFVALHCRHHRVLLSFLYGLSLARAINMRIGLGEIKRYQPLLELAKSKVYKIADALVRPNTWFAESAGKNRNYFDGLFRLIHSDLRVFAKPYDNCYKKVNAEGIVKTHVVIG
- a CDS encoding beta-ketoacyl-ACP synthase III; translated protein: MPYAALKSVASYVPKACVENSAFEPLLDTSDEWIQKRTGIKTRYFSSSEEKSSDLGVMAAKEAIARAGLTKEDIDLILVGTLSPDYMCMPSTACVLAAKLGLDSTPSMDIIAACSGFIYLLATAKAFVESGMYQHVLIVGAECCSSVLDFEDRSTCVLFGDGAGACVIGRTENIKESILDVKIAANGQHANYLYTPRMLKPSAFILEENPSQQTLHMKGNEVFKLAIKTLLKDVEDILEANAIQPEEIAYFIPHQANLRIIQAVQNHLSFSEEQVVLTVQKYGNTSAASIPMAIDEVYRQGRLKKGDLMLLDAFGGGLTWGSALVYYGGDQA